In the Candidatus Eremiobacterota bacterium genome, one interval contains:
- a CDS encoding ABC transporter permease: protein MRVLDEVGQGTINVFAYAGGVAQLLADSVRYIVGFRIRWRETFDQAYLLGVQSWPIVLLTSLFTGMVVSLESALQAVSYGVGNLVGGAVAVASARELGPMLSAVVVAGRTGAAIAAELGSMVVTEQIEALLSLGLSPTRMLVVPRLVALVLMLPLLTVIAIIVAILGGMWVANIIAHISTESFVESARQALPFSDLLKGLLKTVVFAVIIAIIGAYQGLQTRGGAAGVGKSTTGSVVTAIILIFMFNFALSYLLFRSS from the coding sequence ATGAGGGTCCTCGACGAGGTCGGGCAGGGGACGATCAACGTCTTCGCCTACGCCGGCGGCGTCGCCCAGCTGCTCGCGGACTCCGTCCGCTACATCGTCGGGTTTCGCATCCGCTGGCGCGAGACGTTCGACCAAGCCTACCTGCTCGGCGTGCAGTCGTGGCCGATCGTCCTATTGACCTCCCTGTTCACCGGGATGGTCGTCTCGCTGGAGAGCGCCCTTCAAGCCGTGAGCTACGGCGTCGGGAACCTGGTCGGCGGCGCGGTCGCGGTCGCCAGCGCGCGCGAGCTCGGACCGATGCTCTCCGCCGTCGTCGTCGCCGGCCGGACCGGCGCGGCGATCGCAGCCGAGCTCGGCTCGATGGTCGTCACCGAGCAGATCGAGGCGCTGCTCTCGCTGGGGCTCTCCCCGACGCGGATGCTCGTCGTGCCGCGTCTCGTCGCCTTGGTCTTGATGCTTCCGCTGCTGACCGTCATCGCGATCATCGTCGCGATTCTGGGCGGGATGTGGGTGGCGAACATCATCGCGCACATCTCGACGGAGTCGTTCGTCGAGTCGGCCCGCCAGGCGCTGCCGTTCTCCGACTTGCTGAAGGGATTGCTCAAGACGGTGGTGTTCGCGGTGATCATCGCGATCATCGGCGCGTACCAGGGACTGCAGACGCGCGGCGGCGCGGCCGGCGTCGGCAAGTCGACGACGGGTTCCGTCGTCACCGCGATCATCTTGATCTTCATGTTCAATTTCGCGCTCTCGTACCTGCTGTTCCGGTCGAGCTGA
- a CDS encoding ATP-binding cassette domain-containing protein, with amino-acid sequence MELWARLDDVCVRYGPKIVMQNLSLDVVEGAITCIIGLSGAGKSTILRLLNGLKMPDSGRVFVRDKEITAMKERELIDLRRSIGFAFQFSALFDSLTIGENVALPLREHSKMSEDEIRKVVSETLESVGLAHVEERFPAELSGGMVKRAGFARAVVTNPHAVLYDEPTTGLDPIITHVLTDTIVKLRERLNGTAVVVSHDLESIYLMADYIAMLFEGAIVAYGTAEEIRRSANPIVQQFLQGSEVGPIPI; translated from the coding sequence ATGGAACTGTGGGCAAGGCTCGACGACGTCTGCGTCCGCTACGGACCGAAGATCGTCATGCAGAATCTCTCGCTGGACGTCGTCGAAGGCGCGATCACCTGCATCATCGGCCTTTCCGGCGCCGGCAAATCCACGATCCTGCGGCTCTTGAACGGGCTGAAGATGCCGGATTCCGGGAGAGTGTTCGTCAGAGACAAAGAGATCACCGCGATGAAGGAGCGCGAGCTCATCGACCTGCGGCGCTCGATCGGGTTCGCGTTTCAGTTCTCGGCGCTGTTCGACTCGCTGACGATCGGTGAGAACGTCGCGCTGCCGCTCCGCGAGCACAGCAAGATGTCGGAAGACGAGATTCGCAAGGTCGTCAGCGAGACGCTCGAGTCGGTCGGGCTCGCGCACGTCGAAGAGCGCTTTCCGGCCGAGCTGTCGGGCGGAATGGTGAAACGCGCCGGCTTCGCGCGCGCCGTCGTCACCAACCCCCACGCGGTGCTCTACGACGAACCGACCACAGGGCTGGACCCGATCATCACGCACGTGCTGACCGACACGATCGTGAAGCTGCGCGAGCGGCTGAACGGGACCGCCGTCGTGGTATCCCACGACCTGGAAAGCATCTACCTGATGGCGGACTACATCGCAATGCTGTTCGAAGGCGCGATCGTCGCGTACGGCACGGCAGAGGAGATTCGGCGCTCGGCGAACCCGATCGTGCAGCAGTTCTTGCAGGGGAGCGAAGTCGGGCCGATCCCGATCTGA